A portion of the Clostridium gelidum genome contains these proteins:
- the yedF gene encoding sulfurtransferase-like selenium metabolism protein YedF: protein MNKIIDAKGKNCPMPVIMAKKEIDGGNNRFVVEVDNNIAVQNLQKLANSQGFITDLKEDNEIFKVYFSKSSDAASGEDECEECNEILDKLEENKNTLGTWSVFIGKEIIGAGNEELGKSLMKMYFYTISEGDDLPKSVLFMNDGVKVPTLNEQAVEHLKYLEKKGVEILVCGACLNFYGLEENLKVGKVSNMYDITNCMKEASKVITL from the coding sequence ATGAATAAAATAATTGATGCAAAAGGCAAGAATTGTCCAATGCCAGTAATAATGGCAAAGAAAGAAATTGATGGTGGAAATAACAGATTTGTAGTTGAAGTTGATAATAATATAGCTGTTCAAAATCTTCAGAAGCTAGCTAATAGTCAAGGGTTTATAACAGATTTAAAAGAAGATAATGAAATATTTAAAGTTTATTTTTCAAAATCTTCAGATGCAGCTAGCGGTGAAGATGAATGTGAAGAGTGTAATGAAATATTAGATAAATTAGAAGAAAATAAAAATACTTTAGGAACCTGGTCAGTATTTATAGGTAAAGAAATTATTGGCGCAGGTAATGAAGAGCTTGGAAAGTCACTAATGAAAATGTACTTTTATACAATTTCAGAAGGGGATGACTTACCAAAATCAGTTTTATTTATGAATGATGGAGTAAAAGTTCCTACATTAAATGAACAAGCTGTAGAGCATTTGAAATATTTAGAAAAAAAGGGTGTTGAAATATTAGTATGTGGAGCATGTCTTAATTTTTATGGTCTTGAGGAAAACTTAAAAGTAGGGAAAGTAAGTAATATGTATGATATAACAAATTGCATGAAGGAAGCTTCAAAGGTTATCACACTTTAA
- a CDS encoding ABC transporter substrate-binding protein has product MKKLKRISSIILIFMFITTSFIGCGNNEKAKDAGTSNKTITVEDQLGRKVEIKGDVNKIVSSYTISTSLLIALGVKDKVIGVEMKSKDRELYKKAATEFFNLPEVGPSKTINVEECAKLEPDLVIIPTRLKEFIPKFEKLNIPVIAIEPETLDSFLECVKLIGKSVNAEERANEIVKYYNDNLDKAKTLNKDIVNKPNVYLAGSSSVLRTCTSKMYQDYMINVSGGNNVTSKLEDGYWVDISAEQLLSYNPDVIYIVEYAEYSIEDVLKDSRLKDVKAIKNNKVFVIPSVLEPWDYPTPSSILGVLWMTNNINPEKYTKDEFEKDSKAFYKKYFKLEVNNEEIGL; this is encoded by the coding sequence ATGAAAAAATTAAAAAGAATTTCGTCAATTATATTGATATTTATGTTTATTACAACGTCTTTTATTGGATGTGGTAATAATGAAAAAGCAAAAGATGCAGGTACTAGCAATAAAACTATTACTGTTGAGGATCAATTAGGAAGAAAAGTAGAAATTAAAGGTGATGTAAATAAAATTGTCTCAAGTTATACAATTTCAACCTCATTGTTAATTGCTTTAGGTGTTAAGGACAAGGTTATAGGAGTTGAAATGAAATCTAAAGATAGGGAACTTTATAAGAAAGCTGCAACTGAATTTTTTAATTTACCAGAAGTAGGTCCGTCAAAAACTATAAATGTAGAAGAATGCGCAAAATTAGAGCCGGATTTAGTAATAATTCCAACTAGGCTTAAAGAATTTATACCTAAATTTGAAAAACTTAATATTCCGGTTATTGCTATAGAACCAGAAACACTAGATTCATTTTTAGAATGTGTAAAACTTATAGGAAAGTCTGTTAATGCAGAAGAAAGAGCTAATGAAATTGTTAAATACTATAATGATAATTTAGATAAAGCAAAGACGTTAAACAAAGACATTGTAAATAAGCCTAATGTATATTTGGCAGGAAGTAGTAGTGTTTTAAGAACATGCACATCAAAAATGTATCAAGATTATATGATAAATGTATCAGGTGGAAATAATGTAACTTCAAAACTTGAAGATGGCTACTGGGTTGATATATCAGCGGAACAATTATTATCTTACAATCCTGACGTCATTTATATAGTAGAATATGCTGAATATAGTATAGAAGATGTACTTAAAGATTCAAGATTAAAAGATGTAAAGGCAATTAAAAATAATAAAGTTTTTGTAATTCCATCAGTTTTAGAACCTTGGGATTATCCTACACCATCCTCAATTTTAGGAGTTCTTTGGATGACAAATAATATTAATCCTGAGAAATATACAAAAGATGAATTTGAAAAAGACTCAAAAGCTTTTTATAAGAAATATTTTAAATTAGAAGTAAATAATGAGGAAATTGGACTATGA
- a CDS encoding cupin domain-containing protein — MKNISNINDIPEEYMYDPNFNTKLKTILIGEAIGCEKFYVNIDYVRPGSESVKYHAHSKQEEFYLIMSGEGILRIDGKEILIKKGDVISAPAGKDCGHKFINNSEEILQILDVGTREKDDVITYPDENIVYIKDKKLAFNINDNVKEWSSEPNE, encoded by the coding sequence ATGAAAAATATATCGAATATTAATGATATTCCAGAGGAATATATGTATGATCCTAACTTTAATACTAAATTAAAGACAATATTAATAGGTGAAGCAATTGGTTGTGAAAAGTTTTATGTAAACATAGATTATGTAAGACCAGGAAGTGAAAGTGTAAAATACCATGCGCATTCAAAACAGGAAGAGTTTTATTTAATAATGAGTGGAGAAGGTATACTGAGAATAGATGGAAAAGAGATATTAATAAAAAAAGGTGACGTTATTTCAGCACCAGCAGGTAAGGATTGTGGACATAAGTTTATAAATAATAGTGAAGAAATATTACAGATACTTGATGTTGGAACTCGTGAAAAGGATGATGTTATAACATATCCTGATGAAAATATAGTATATATAAAGGATAAAAAATTAGCTTTTAATATAAATGATAATGTTAAGGAATGGTCTTCAGAACCCAATGAATGA
- a CDS encoding FAD binding domain-containing protein: protein MFTIKDYVVAEDLQQAYELNQKRSNVILGGIGWLKMGERNIQTAIDLSKLGLDKIEEDEECFKIGCMCTLRDMEVSKSLNSYFNGAISKSLVHIVGVQFRNCATIGGSIYSRFGFSDILTSLLALDTYVELYNGGIIPLSTFKDMPYDNDILVRIIIKKDARKVSYLTHRMSATDIPVLAVAISKLEDKWQVVLGARPQKAMLINKAETILSENPTKEEIDSLVDHVIKEVKFESNMRGSKEYRQILAKVFINRAIDEIVGGTYAN, encoded by the coding sequence TTGTTTACAATTAAAGATTATGTGGTAGCGGAAGATTTACAACAAGCATATGAGTTGAATCAAAAGAGAAGCAATGTTATTTTAGGCGGAATTGGTTGGTTAAAGATGGGGGAACGTAATATTCAAACCGCTATTGACCTATCAAAATTAGGATTAGATAAGATTGAAGAAGATGAAGAGTGCTTCAAAATAGGCTGTATGTGTACATTAAGAGATATGGAAGTTAGTAAATCATTAAACTCATATTTTAATGGTGCTATTTCAAAATCTTTAGTACATATAGTAGGAGTACAATTTAGAAATTGTGCAACTATTGGAGGTAGCATTTACTCTCGATTTGGGTTTTCAGATATTTTAACATCTCTATTAGCATTAGATACTTATGTAGAGTTATATAATGGTGGAATTATTCCGCTATCAACATTTAAAGATATGCCATATGATAATGATATTTTAGTAAGAATTATAATTAAGAAGGATGCGAGAAAAGTATCATATTTAACTCATAGAATGAGCGCAACAGACATTCCAGTCCTTGCAGTAGCAATTTCAAAGTTAGAGGATAAATGGCAAGTGGTATTAGGGGCTAGACCTCAAAAGGCAATGCTAATAAATAAGGCAGAAACAATTCTTAGCGAAAACCCAACTAAAGAAGAAATTGATTCTTTAGTAGACCATGTAATAAAAGAAGTGAAATTCGAAAGCAATATGAGAGGTAGCAAGGAATATAGACAAATTCTTGCTAAAGTATTTATAAATAGAGCAATAGACGAGATTGTAGGAGGTACTTATGCAAATTAA
- a CDS encoding ABC transporter ATP-binding protein: protein MKSDLEIKNLSVNYLDKAILDNINLLLKEGEVTILLGLNGTGKTTLLKSMVGLVKTISGELIYDNKDILKISNKERGKLISYISQNLHTSKNYSVEDIILMGITPYLGLFDMPSEKHYQMVNEALKKLKIYHLKNRLIGELSGGERRLVYLARVFIQNSNIILLDEPNTFLDYVKQHDFFKFLTKIINENNLINLITVHDINLALRYADKIVILNENKIVDTIDCGIEDYEKKFVGIMEKIYNRKLEICYTKFGPFIVC from the coding sequence ATGAAAAGTGATTTAGAAATAAAGAATTTAAGTGTTAATTATTTAGATAAAGCAATATTAGATAATATTAATCTTTTACTTAAAGAAGGAGAAGTTACTATTCTTTTAGGATTGAATGGCACTGGAAAGACAACATTACTAAAATCTATGGTTGGGCTTGTAAAAACCATAAGTGGCGAATTGATTTATGATAATAAAGATATATTAAAGATTTCTAATAAGGAAAGAGGCAAATTAATATCGTATATTTCACAAAATCTACATACAAGTAAAAATTATAGTGTAGAAGATATTATTCTTATGGGGATTACACCTTACCTTGGATTATTTGATATGCCAAGTGAAAAGCATTACCAAATGGTTAATGAAGCACTTAAAAAATTGAAAATATATCATCTAAAGAATAGGCTTATAGGCGAATTAAGCGGCGGAGAGAGAAGGTTAGTTTACTTAGCCAGAGTATTTATTCAAAATTCTAATATTATACTTTTAGATGAGCCGAATACATTTTTAGATTACGTAAAACAACATGATTTTTTTAAATTCCTTACGAAAATTATTAACGAAAATAATTTAATAAATTTAATTACAGTACACGATATTAATTTAGCTTTAAGATATGCAGATAAAATAGTAATATTAAATGAAAATAAAATAGTAGATACTATTGATTGTGGAATTGAAGATTATGAGAAAAAGTTTGTAGGTATAATGGAGAAAATATATAACAGAAAGCTTGAGATTTGTTATACAAAATTTGGTCCATTTATAGTGTGTTAA
- a CDS encoding nucleotidyltransferase family protein, producing the protein MSKYTLEIKSDSTIAKGVLFDGSTIVKATKINLILLASGNSIRFKGNKLLASVNNKPMYMNVIEKILKLNFNKIILVTQYEEIKAELSKQPIKVVMNKNSELGISHSIKLGINEDAEADAYMFMVCDQPFISLESMEKLIDRFMKSNKGMACVQYEGKLGNPTIFSRKYTHEFLSLNGDVGGKSIMKKHLDDLEKVQISHKVELMDIDTREELEKLR; encoded by the coding sequence ATGAGTAAATATACTTTGGAAATAAAATCTGATTCAACAATTGCAAAAGGTGTATTGTTTGATGGCAGTACAATTGTTAAAGCAACTAAGATAAATTTAATTTTACTAGCATCAGGAAATAGTATTAGATTTAAAGGAAATAAATTATTAGCATCAGTTAATAATAAACCAATGTATATGAATGTGATAGAAAAGATTTTAAAATTAAACTTTAATAAAATAATTTTAGTTACTCAATATGAAGAAATTAAAGCAGAGTTATCAAAACAACCCATCAAAGTTGTTATGAATAAAAACAGTGAACTTGGAATATCTCATTCTATTAAACTAGGTATAAATGAGGATGCGGAAGCAGATGCATATATGTTTATGGTATGTGATCAGCCATTTATATCATTAGAAAGCATGGAAAAATTAATTGATAGATTTATGAAAAGTAATAAGGGAATGGCTTGTGTTCAATATGAAGGCAAGCTTGGAAATCCAACTATATTTTCTAGGAAATATACGCATGAATTTTTGAGTTTAAATGGTGATGTTGGTGGAAAATCTATTATGAAAAAACACCTAGATGATTTAGAAAAAGTTCAAATCAGTCATAAGGTAGAGCTTATGGATATTGATACTAGAGAAGAATTGGAGAAGTTAAGATGA
- a CDS encoding (2Fe-2S)-binding protein produces the protein MQIKLWINNKVFEDDIQVDILLIDYLRSKGFYSVKRGCETANCGLCTVHLEGKPILSCSTLTMKTNGLHVTTLEGIQEEVEEFGAFLADQGAEQCGFCSPGFIMNVLAMKKELVNPTELEIKQYLSGNLCRCTGYMGQLRAIKKYLEIAKED, from the coding sequence ATGCAAATTAAATTATGGATAAATAATAAAGTATTTGAAGACGATATACAAGTAGATATATTATTAATTGATTATTTAAGAAGTAAGGGCTTCTATAGTGTAAAAAGAGGATGCGAAACTGCAAATTGTGGCTTATGCACTGTGCATTTAGAAGGAAAACCAATTTTATCATGTAGCACTCTTACAATGAAAACAAATGGATTACACGTGACAACTCTTGAAGGAATCCAAGAAGAAGTAGAAGAATTTGGTGCATTTCTAGCAGATCAAGGAGCAGAACAATGTGGTTTCTGTAGCCCTGGATTTATTATGAATGTATTAGCTATGAAAAAAGAATTAGTCAATCCAACTGAATTAGAAATTAAGCAATATTTAAGCGGAAACTTATGTCGTTGTACAGGATATATGGGACAACTTAGAGCAATTAAGAAATATTTAGAAATTGCAAAGGAGGACTAA
- a CDS encoding FecCD family ABC transporter permease: MKLRYTTIISSIVLVIAVIVSLLIGRYNIKPLEIINTIFYGNTDSMEFNLIWNIRFPRVILVSVCGGALALSGMVYQSIFQNPIVSPDVLGVSSGASLGAAIAIVFLVASPAMIQVMAFIFGIGAVLFSLILSKNMRSNRVLALIIAGIVTGAISSSFLMIIKYLADPYKELPSIDFWLMGGFYNSSWSNVSYVAVLTAISTIILFLLRWKLKVLTMGDEQAKLLGINVKAIRMIAIFSATLLVSAVVSVAGIISWIGLLAPHIVKFYTKDDISEVMGLTMIIGAIIMIIADTIARSITSTEIPVSILTSLVGAPFLVYILNRKENLIR; the protein is encoded by the coding sequence ATGAAATTAAGATATACTACTATAATAAGTAGTATTGTTTTGGTAATAGCAGTAATTGTGTCACTATTAATTGGTAGATATAATATTAAGCCACTAGAAATAATAAATACTATTTTTTATGGAAATACTGATTCAATGGAATTTAATTTAATTTGGAATATACGATTTCCAAGAGTAATACTAGTTTCAGTATGTGGTGGAGCTTTAGCATTATCTGGTATGGTTTATCAAAGCATATTTCAAAATCCTATAGTGTCTCCAGATGTACTTGGAGTAAGCTCTGGAGCTTCACTAGGTGCTGCAATTGCAATAGTTTTCTTAGTAGCATCACCAGCTATGATTCAAGTTATGGCATTTATTTTTGGAATAGGTGCTGTACTTTTTTCATTAATTTTATCTAAAAACATGAGAAGTAATAGAGTATTAGCTCTTATTATAGCGGGAATTGTAACTGGAGCTATATCATCATCTTTTTTAATGATTATAAAGTATTTGGCAGATCCATATAAAGAATTACCATCAATAGACTTTTGGCTTATGGGAGGCTTTTATAATAGTTCATGGAGTAATGTAAGTTATGTAGCAGTGCTTACGGCTATATCAACAATAATACTATTTTTGCTTAGATGGAAATTAAAAGTTCTTACAATGGGAGATGAACAAGCAAAGCTTTTAGGGATAAATGTTAAAGCTATCCGAATGATAGCTATATTTTCAGCAACCCTTTTAGTGTCAGCAGTTGTTTCAGTTGCTGGTATTATAAGCTGGATAGGATTATTAGCTCCTCATATAGTAAAATTTTATACTAAGGATGACATATCAGAGGTAATGGGATTAACTATGATTATTGGAGCAATTATAATGATTATAGCAGACACAATAGCACGAAGTATAACATCAACAGAAATTCCAGTAAGCATATTAACATCATTAGTAGGTGCACCATTCTTAGTTTATATTCTTAATCGAAAGGAAAATCTTATTAGATGA
- the selD gene encoding selenide, water dikinase SelD, with product MSENIKLTSLTKNSGCAAKIGPGVLHDVLSSLPKFEDPNLLVGFETNDDACVYKINDNTVVIQTVDFFPPMVDDPYTFGQIAAANALSDIYAMGGNPATAMNLLCFPSCLDISIMREILAGGYDKVKEAGAVIAGGHTIADPTPKYGLCVTGFAHPNEILSNSNAKTGDVLILTKPLGIGIMNTASKAELLTESKIKEVTSIMCTLNKYAKECTSGLFVNACTDITGFGLVGHSYEMAIGSNKTIEIFSSSVPIIDGALEYAKMGIIPEGMYNNLDYLKDKFTLASNITQELQDVLIDPQTSGGLLISLPEKNVKEFLSRIEEFTTYARVIGQVVDKGDKPIVIK from the coding sequence ATGTCAGAAAATATAAAACTTACCAGTTTAACTAAAAATTCAGGATGTGCTGCTAAAATAGGGCCTGGAGTTCTTCATGACGTTTTAAGTAGTTTACCTAAATTTGAAGATCCCAATTTGCTTGTGGGATTTGAAACTAATGATGATGCATGCGTATATAAAATTAATGATAATACAGTAGTAATTCAAACTGTAGATTTCTTTCCACCAATGGTTGATGATCCATATACTTTTGGTCAAATTGCAGCGGCTAATGCTCTTAGTGATATTTATGCAATGGGGGGAAATCCTGCAACAGCTATGAATTTACTTTGTTTTCCTTCTTGTTTAGATATATCAATTATGAGGGAAATACTTGCTGGGGGATATGATAAAGTTAAGGAAGCAGGGGCTGTAATTGCTGGTGGTCATACTATAGCAGACCCTACACCTAAGTATGGTCTTTGTGTAACTGGATTTGCACATCCAAATGAAATACTTTCAAATAGTAATGCAAAAACTGGAGATGTACTTATACTTACAAAACCATTAGGTATTGGAATAATGAATACTGCGTCCAAAGCAGAATTGCTAACTGAAAGTAAAATTAAAGAAGTTACATCTATAATGTGTACATTGAATAAGTATGCTAAAGAATGTACCTCTGGACTTTTTGTAAATGCATGCACTGATATAACTGGTTTTGGTTTGGTTGGTCATAGCTATGAAATGGCAATTGGAAGTAATAAGACAATAGAAATTTTTAGTAGCTCAGTACCTATTATAGATGGAGCACTAGAATATGCTAAAATGGGAATTATACCTGAAGGAATGTATAATAATCTTGATTATTTAAAAGATAAGTTCACTTTGGCATCAAATATTACACAAGAACTTCAAGATGTGTTAATAGATCCACAAACATCAGGTGGACTTTTAATTTCACTTCCTGAGAAGAATGTTAAAGAATTCTTATCAAGAATTGAAGAATTTACTACATATGCAAGAGTTATTGGTCAGGTTGTTGATAAAGGGGACAAACCTATAGTTATTAAATAA
- the yqeB gene encoding selenium-dependent molybdenum cofactor biosynthesis protein YqeB yields MILIKGAGDLATGVAHRLKKCGFNIVMTEISEPTMVRRTVAFSQAVYDKEVEVEGIKAVLASEKDDINRIIEDGNIAIVVDKEAKIVDEIKPDIIIDAIIAKKNLGTNINDAQIVIAVGPGFTAGVDCHCVVETKRGHYLGKTIYSGSAIPNTGVPGDIGGHTKERIIRATDEGKISPIANIGDYVEKGDIVAYINETPIFAEINGIVRGMLQKDVNVFKGMKSGDIDPRCEKNHCFTISDKARSIGGGVLEAILYLGGMINE; encoded by the coding sequence ATGATACTAATAAAAGGTGCCGGAGATTTAGCTACAGGAGTTGCGCATAGATTAAAAAAATGTGGGTTTAATATAGTTATGACAGAAATTTCAGAACCAACTATGGTAAGGAGAACTGTAGCCTTTTCACAAGCTGTATATGACAAAGAAGTAGAAGTTGAAGGAATAAAGGCAGTTCTTGCTTCTGAAAAAGATGATATTAATAGGATTATTGAAGATGGAAACATTGCAATTGTAGTAGATAAAGAGGCTAAAATTGTAGATGAAATTAAACCTGATATAATAATTGATGCCATAATAGCAAAGAAAAATTTAGGAACAAATATTAATGATGCTCAAATTGTAATTGCAGTTGGACCAGGATTTACAGCAGGGGTTGATTGCCATTGTGTTGTGGAAACTAAAAGAGGACATTATTTGGGAAAGACAATATATAGTGGAAGTGCTATACCTAATACTGGAGTCCCAGGAGATATTGGTGGACATACTAAAGAAAGAATAATTAGAGCAACCGATGAGGGTAAAATATCACCTATAGCTAATATTGGTGATTATGTTGAAAAAGGAGATATAGTTGCTTACATTAATGAAACTCCAATTTTTGCTGAAATAAATGGGATAGTACGTGGAATGCTTCAAAAGGATGTCAATGTCTTTAAAGGAATGAAAAGTGGAGACATTGATCCAAGATGTGAAAAAAATCATTGTTTTACAATTTCAGATAAAGCTCGATCTATTGGTGGAGGAGTATTAGAAGCAATTTTATATTTAGGAGGAATGATAAATGAATAA
- the yqeC gene encoding selenium cofactor biosynthesis protein YqeC: MKVFEFSNGEIKEKKLLIEALKIDITKKNIISFVGGGGKTSLIYELGNELSKLGKKVIITTTTYMFMVKSNVVLTGKKDDIIKLLYSENMITVGMLCDGNDAKIKYNQLKNKKTLHNSEEVKLEKISGLPGNMAVSLIELADFVLVEADGAKRLPLKMPASHEPVILDGSNLVVGVCGIDAIGKSIKEICHRPNLVSTFLNINEEHIINESDIAKILLSDKGQKKDVKCDYKVIVNKVDTRECLEIAKNIACEFSKLGVNELILTTFRERI, encoded by the coding sequence ATGAAGGTTTTTGAGTTTAGTAATGGAGAAATAAAGGAAAAAAAATTACTAATAGAAGCACTAAAAATAGATATTACTAAAAAAAATATAATTTCATTTGTTGGAGGCGGGGGCAAAACAAGTTTAATATATGAATTAGGAAATGAATTAAGTAAATTAGGTAAAAAAGTTATTATAACTACTACTACCTACATGTTTATGGTTAAAAGCAATGTGGTGCTTACAGGAAAAAAAGATGATATTATTAAATTATTATATAGTGAAAATATGATTACAGTTGGAATGTTATGTGATGGGAACGATGCAAAAATTAAATATAATCAATTGAAAAATAAAAAAACATTACATAATAGTGAAGAAGTAAAACTTGAAAAAATAAGTGGATTACCTGGAAATATGGCTGTAAGTCTTATAGAATTAGCTGATTTTGTGTTAGTTGAAGCTGATGGAGCAAAAAGATTACCATTAAAAATGCCAGCTTCTCATGAACCAGTAATACTTGATGGAAGTAATCTCGTTGTAGGGGTATGTGGTATTGATGCAATAGGAAAAAGCATTAAGGAAATATGCCATAGACCAAATTTAGTTTCAACATTTTTAAATATAAATGAAGAACATATTATTAATGAAAGTGATATTGCTAAAATATTATTGAGTGATAAAGGACAAAAAAAAGATGTAAAGTGTGATTATAAAGTTATTGTAAATAAAGTAGACACTAGAGAATGCTTGGAAATAGCTAAAAATATTGCATGTGAATTTTCTAAACTAGGAGTAAATGAATTAATATTAACAACATTTAGAGAAAGAATATAA
- a CDS encoding HAD family hydrolase encodes MEIDSIIFDLDGTLWNAIEGVCGAWKTILSKHSNIEKVITPADMEGCMGLQIKEIGKKLFPDLDEAFQMKLMKECCETEQVYLGEHGGTLYPKLEEILKALSEKYKLFIVSNCQDGYIQCFFKAHKLDKYFDDFECSGVTGLSKGENNKIIIERNKLKSPIYVGDTNGDGESAKVAGIPFVYARYGFGNVKEYDYVIDSFEEMLTLGLQIEYE; translated from the coding sequence ATGGAAATTGATAGCATTATTTTTGATTTAGATGGAACTCTTTGGAATGCAATAGAAGGAGTTTGTGGTGCGTGGAAAACTATATTATCAAAACATTCAAACATAGAAAAAGTAATAACGCCTGCTGATATGGAAGGATGTATGGGACTTCAAATAAAAGAAATAGGCAAAAAATTATTTCCAGATTTAGATGAAGCTTTTCAAATGAAGTTAATGAAAGAATGTTGCGAAACAGAACAAGTTTATTTAGGAGAACATGGAGGAACGTTATACCCTAAATTAGAAGAAATACTTAAAGCATTATCTGAAAAATATAAATTGTTCATAGTTAGTAATTGCCAAGATGGATACATACAATGTTTTTTTAAAGCACATAAATTAGACAAGTATTTTGATGATTTTGAATGTTCAGGTGTAACAGGATTATCAAAAGGAGAAAACAATAAAATTATAATAGAAAGAAATAAGTTAAAAAGTCCAATTTATGTAGGGGATACTAATGGAGATGGAGAGTCAGCAAAAGTGGCAGGAATTCCATTTGTATATGCAAGATATGGTTTTGGAAATGTTAAAGAATATGATTATGTTATTGATAGTTTTGAAGAAATGCTAACTTTAGGATTGCAGATTGAATATGAATGA